In the Telopea speciosissima isolate NSW1024214 ecotype Mountain lineage chromosome 6, Tspe_v1, whole genome shotgun sequence genome, gtatataccgacgcatccagaacaggattggatggcatcctgatgcagaaaggtaaactaccccactcatgacttagagttggcagctgtAGTTTTCGCATTGAAAATTttgcgacattacctatacggtgaaaagagtgaaatcttcaacgatcaaaaaagcctgaagtatttcttcacccaaaaggagctgaacatgagacagaggcaatggctggaattggtaaaggattatgactgtgaaatccagtaccacccctgtaaggccaatgttgtggcggatgcattaagtagaaaatctcagactgtgtccctcgcatctttggtcatAAGTAAGCAATTAATAGAACAAGCTCAGagatttgatctggaactcgtgatcgaagaagCGACTATGCAATTAGTAGCAATGGACCTgcagccatcgatacgagaggaaataattgcgaaacaaccattggatcccaagctggccaaaataatttgggaagttcaacaaggtgtccataaggacccggATTTTTCATTGGCCTAAGATGGTAAATTGAATTTACGGGACAGGTTGTGCGTGCCtgacgattatgatgtccaagatcgaATTCTCAAAGAGGCGTAtagctcaccctatactatccaccccggaagtacaaagatgtacaaagatttgaagaagtattactggtggatgggaatgaaagcaaccacagtaatatatgtgtccaagtgcctcacctgtcaacaaataaaagcagagagacaccgaccgcatagattattgcagccacttcccatacctgagtggaagtgggaaagaatcactatggatttcgtgacaaacttgcccaacaccaggaagggcatgaacccaatttgggtgattgtagacggactgacaaaggcagctcacttcatgccgatcaaaataagttatccaatggagaagcctgcccagatatacattgaaaacatagtccgcttacatggcgtgcctgtcagtattgtgtctgacagagatcctcgatttgcttcaaggttttggaaaagtttacaaaaggcattgggatctcaactaaatcttaatACAGCTTTTCACCAGCAGATGGGcagacaatcagaaagaaccattcagactctagaggacatgctctgagcctgtgttctggaaatgaatgacagttgggatgctcacataccactggtggaatttgcatacaataatagctaccacttcaccattggcatggcaccgttcgaagcactctatggcaggaagtgccaaactccgctatattgggatgaagttggtgagcggaaatatctcagacatgagatgatacaagcgacctgcgacaaggtggatgtcataagagaaaagatcaagacaatccagtcaagacagaaaagttatgcggataatagaaggaaggacatcgagtttgaagtcggagaaaaagtattccttcgagtatctccaaccaaaggattgttaagtttcaacaagaagggcaagttgagaccaagattcatcggtccttacgaaattcttaataagctgggacccgtagcataccgactagcgttaccaccatctttgtcaggcgtccacgatgtttttcatgtgttgatgttgaggaagtatataAACAATCTGACGCATGTACTATcgactgaacctgaacagttggacgtggatatgacctatgaagaacaccccacggagatattggatagaaaggagcataacctccgtaactgcACCGTCACTTTTGTAAAAGTTCGATGGGTAAATAatccagtagaagaagcttcgtgggaacgagaggaagaaatggagaagtatccccaactttttggattacaaggtaagcaaattttgaggatgaaatttttgtaaggtggggagaaatgtcaaaccctgctcctaactggtggaatttttgttttgaaaggtaggaacccctggccaggccaccaggatcactgtggagcatcactccactcaatgagatcaatgagaataccttgaacaggtttccctatatacctattagaacatggatagcagaccccagCAACTGTGCAGGTCatagcttgatatatggtttggatcctaggtaatctctctcctccttataatggtgggacccacctctgaaaaatcatgtaaaagtccctaggtggcatgtggggacaataccctgaccaagagtcaaacccctgtgcaagccccattgaatttcagcgtgctgaaattctctgggcgatggcactgggcgatgcagcaaggcccagtgacatcgcccagtggctgattttgattatctttgattattttaattatggagaccacccaacatggacatgggaaccctccactgatagaggggagtctgagggaccacctcatacccctggttcagtgtggaccccaccagtgagcccagaatcaggttaaaaactgattttaaaAAGGGGACTttaggccaaacagaccttggtggtcttgggcctataaataggcatgacctgagctcatttagagctcttgttctCTACTGAAtctgaaggagagaaagagaggaaaaaggagagaaagagaaggagaagatgagggaagaaggaagaagacggGAGGAGGACCTGCTGTAGCCCTGCAACCAGCTTGGTTCCGAGTTCTCCCAGccttgtgcaggtataaaatacTCCTATATGTTGGTACTCCCTATCCCTCTCTTGTTTTCACTGtgttttgctccctgggcagcccagactagctagggtttgcccagtgttggtccagatctaccttgcagaccttgtgcatggaagatctaagatctttatgcatttttaGCATTTAGATGTGTTGTTTCTatggccgaaatctggctgtgcccacctgcactgccagatggccctattgatctATGGTTTGGAACTCTGGGTGCTGGCCAAGGCTGCatagccctaaccctagatggaggTAGCCTTGAGCCCTcttgattcatgtattttcagccatatacAATGCTGAAATTGAAATCCAAGCCTagacaaaaccctaaacactattcatcagggctacttgggcagctaCAGTCAGCCTGACAGTGGACCTGATGGAAAAACCCtctggaccatgatgtagaccatcactggggctacctaatcccctaaacatgcagaggatcaggtataagcccagccttgcaggccccacTTTGGGATCTCAGCCCTGCTGTcgattgcaggcactgggcgatgcagcaacgcccagagccaacgcccagtgatgGAAAACCTGCTGTTTTGTTGGACAGAGCTGGGGGATCTCATCGAATTACCCCCTGAacactgtgggatgtgagaaatgataaaaataccctttccccacatctatccttaattgggaaatattttgaaaccctagtgggTCCCGCAAGTGATTGTATCACTGCTGTGCTTAGTCCTAcaacacagacaagctgtggacagcactgtaagcattTCCTAGGCTACGATGatcttggtgtggaccccgatggaggtcataccgatcctgcgcacgtattcggtggttgttgatgaagaccattgaagagtgttcatgatagctttttgacttggggactccttttgggttatctagagttatccccgttctgacttgttGTTTGTCGTTtttacttttttcctttttggggctgagtatgttcgccctgtatatatttttgtatgtagtactgtactcaTCAGCCTTATTTCTTaattctttgtgtgtgggttgatggaaAATGTAAACCTTTTATGTGTaaatattatcactgtttccccgttTCGCTacgtttccttttgtttattaaattatagttatctgcgacactctgatcttgcctatggtatagagatggttgtggttccatgatcgtaaccactgcttctagatccatgggatttggcggattatcttacctatggtaaagagatggttgtggttctaTGATCGTAaccactgcttctagatccgtgggatttggcggattgccgttatgcaatttgggtcacctacccaatcctcctagggggtggtttggggtgtgacacctaaTACCTCTACTACTGGAAAAAATGCATGACTTCCATTGATAAGAACAGAGAACATGGTAGACTCCAAACAACTCTTAACCCATAAGATGAACTGGTTAGGGAAACACATAGCATGcatgatgagaagaagaaacttcCTATTAAGGGAATCATAGGCCTTCTAGAGGGAAATTTTCAAAATGGCAGAGGGGTATGAATGTTTCTGAGAAACTCCCTTAACCGCATCATGAAAAACAAGAATATTATCAGCTATGGATCTCCCTTTAATGAAGACTGGTTAGGGGAGACCAGATGCTCACAAAAAGTTGGATCCTACTAGTAATGATGTTTTAAATAACCTTATATAGATGGTTGCAAAGAGAAGTAGGTCGAAAGCTACTAAAGTCAACAGCTAGATCAGATTTAGGAATTAAACAAAGGAAGGTGGAGTTTACTAACCGAGGCATAAAGAATGAGGGCAAGAACAACTAAATAGCTTTTACTAGATCTTGGCCAATGATATCCCAagagaatttgaagaagataGCACTGAATCGATTAGGGCCTGGGGCCTTACTATCTTTGCATTGGAAGACAACTGATTTAATCTCTTCCTCAGAAACAACAACCACCAGAGCTTGCCAATGAGCATCATCTAGAGAAGAGTGAAAGCTCATGGAGTTGGGGAGAATAATCTCCCTCATCTGGGAGTCACCAAAAAGAGTTGAGAAGTAGTGAACCGCTTCAGCTTTGATAAGGGTTGCATCCGCAGTAGTAGAGCCATCAAATTTAACTACCTCCAAAATATGATTCAAGTTCTGCCTAGCTCACAACCTTGTGAAAGAACCTGTTATTGCCATCAcctagttttcaaaaaattaatcCTGGCCTACTGCTTTAATACATTTTTTCCTCCTCTCTCAAGGCAGCCACATAGGATGATCTAGCCTCCTTTTCCTCCATAGCCAATTGAAGATTCAAAGTGTCTAAGCTGATATCCCTTTGAATAGCTAGAAGTTGAGCCTCACTACCTTTAATCCTATCAAAGACACTACCAAACTCATTCCTATTCCACTCCTTCATCTGCTTCTTTACATTTTTCAATCTAGCTTTAAAACTAGATAACGGATTCAGTTTGGCTAGAACCTCGTCTCTCCATCCTTCCACAACCAACTCTTTGAACCCCTCTCTCAAGGtccaagaattgaagaacttAAACGCCTTGGGGCAAAGTCTTTCTCTCCGAAGAAAACTATTGATAGTGTATACTACAAACATTTATTTATCGTCCAGTTTTGTTCGGAGGACGAAGGGAATAAAAGAAGATATGGTTGGCAAGCATTGAGAGTGTCTTGTTGTTTGTTGTAGGGTTTAGCATTGCTCTGATGAGGCAATTTTTGTTGCAGTTTTGGTGATTTTAGTATATGTATACTTTTTTTTGcaaatctattttttctgtGACTCACTATTAAGATACATCTCTATTTCATTCACTACTATTGCTCTGAAATATCTCCTAATCACCTTTACAAACAAAATATTCTGATCTGTTGTACAGTATTTAGTGATATTGGTTCGCAGTGTTTAATATTCTGATGTCTTTGCTATCTGTCTTCAATACcccaaaagggggaaaaatagAAGGGTAAATTGTGCCCCCAGGTCccagatattttttttaggggagggATATAAGGTTGCCAAAACAAAATACCCTTTTCTCTGTAAGAGAAGTAGAGAACTAACTTTGAGTACAGGGAGACTTTTCTCCGGTTGTCAATATCGATTTGAAAGAATTGTGATTGTAGGCGTAGGGCCTTTTTTTGCATGAAATATCCACTCTCCAATGTCCAACGCTCTAGTCTGTGATtccaaaaaatcaaaactatATTTGATGGGTCCTCTAGGGTCAATCAAATACCTAATTGGTACCATATGGAGGTGACAATCCTCTTaatgcctctctctctcactcacacacacacacaattgtATGACCGTTATTTGGATTAAATCTTAGGCATCTTCCATGAATATCAAATTTCTCTTCCATGAATAACTCATTTCTTTAATGGAAAAAATTTCCTACTAGATGTGTTTGCTATGGATGTTATGGCGTTATTTGGAGAGAGTAAGCttaggctgcatttggtaaCTCTCTTTCGGAACAATTCTGGTGTTCTCCTGTACTCAGAGAACAAAAGAACGGTAAATTGCATTTGGATGCATGGTTGTTCTTATGTTCTTGAAGAACGAACCAGCttcatttaaaagaaaaagtacCATGTTCTGCATTCTGTTTGTTTtggcgtaaaattttacctaaaaaattTTCTGCCACTAAAACAAAAGATGATCTTTGTGGAACAAATGG is a window encoding:
- the LOC122665503 gene encoding uncharacterized protein LOC122665503, with product MFVVYTINSFLRRERLCPKAFKFFNSWTLREGFKELVVEGWRDEVLAKLNPLSSFKARLKNVKKQMKEWNRNEFGSVFDRIKGSEAQLLAIQRDISLDTLNLQLAMEEKEARSSYVAALREEEKMQNLNHILEVVKFDGSTTADATLIKAEAVHYFSTLFGDSQMREIILPNSMSFHSSLDDAHWQALVVVVSEEEIKSVVFQCKDSKAPGPNRFSAIFFKFSWDIIGQDLVKAI